The Stomoxys calcitrans chromosome 3, idStoCalc2.1, whole genome shotgun sequence genome includes a region encoding these proteins:
- the LOC106081662 gene encoding uncharacterized protein LOC106081662 isoform X6, whose protein sequence is MVAGFEQRPWTPTVRRGQIAAETSTPGPAAVALPNLIGTKLLDSRKQAAPSFTFGQKHRQTVHSLGEGPAKYNVTGLGSKGKDTPPAATLQSRHKEMSKFCTPAPGEYDVDKAVKAVKQSTAKYTFGQKLAMDKLNTTPGPNHYRVVPLDVIKPRAPQYTFRIKFKVIVIKTPAPNSYRPERVSLVKKNSPRYSFGRRTKIHFDKGTPAPGSYSPEKANLHSTPAYTITGKNSHDVVDCTPAPGAYEPEKCRLDKTPAFTISGRHVIHKTSDTPAPGAYAPEKCRLDHTVAYTISGRHEVHKVSETPAPGAYAPEKVRLDHTPAYTITGKHETKVTSDTPAPGAYAPEKVRLDNTPAFTMAGKHQVKVKNDTPAPGAYAPEKVRLDHTPAYTIKGKYETKIVSDTPAPGAYAPEKVRLDHTPAYTMAGKHQVKIQSDTPAPGAYAPEKTRLDHTPAYTMAGKHQLKVESNTPAPGAYAPEKTKLDHSPAYTMAGKHQVKVESDTPAPGAYAPEKVRLDHNPAYTMGGKHQIKVDNFTPAPGAYAPEKVRLDHTPAYTMAGKHQQKIESDTPAPGAYAPEKVRLDHTPAYTMAGKHQHKIESDTPAPGAYAPENVRLDHTPAYTMAGKHQAKIKNDTPAPGAYAPEKCKLDNTPAYSMTSRHDLHKPSDTPAPGAYCPEKVRLDHTPAYSLGGKHDIKVKNETPAPGDYAPEKCRLDGTPSYSMGGRHDIQKPSDTPAPGAYCPEKVRLDHTPSYSMGGKHDPKVSNDTPAPGAYAPEKCRLDGTPAYTMAGRQLLQKQSDTPAPGDYAPEKHRLDGTPAYTMGGRHNLQKPSDTPAPGDYAPEKHRLDGTPAYTMAGRHGLHKPSDTPAPGDYAPEKHRIDGTPAYTMGGRHNLQKPSDTPAPGDYAPEKHRLDGTPAYTMAGRHGLHKPSDTPAPGDYAPEKHRLDGTPAYTMGGRHNLQKPSDTPAPGDYAPEKHRLDGTPAYTMAGRHGLHKPSDTPAPGDYAPEKHSLDGTPAYTMGGRHNLQKPSDTPAPGDYAPEKHRLDGTPAYTMAGRHGLHKPSDTPAPGDYAPEKHRLDGTPAYTMGGRHNLPTTNDTPAPGDYAPEKHRLDGTPAYTMAGRHSHHKPSETPAPGDYAPEKHSLDGTPAYTMAGRHDHHKPSDTPAPGDYAPEKHRLDGTPAFTIAGRPNTHKPSNTPAPGDYAPEKHRLDNTPAYTMAGKHEPKVLNNNPAPGDYCPEKVRLDHTPAYSFAGRHDPKCVNDTPAPGAYCPEKVRLDHTPAFTIKGRHDLHKPSDTPAPGDYAPEKHRLDNTPAFTMAGKREPKVTNDTPAPGDYAPEKVRLDHTPAFTIVGRKEVKITSDSPAPDAYFPEKVRLDHTPAYTFKGRYDLHKPSDTPAPGDYAPEKHRLDNTPAYTMAGKHDPKVANDTPAPGDYAPEKHRLDHTPAFTIVGRKEVKITSDSPAPDAYFPEKVRLDHTPAYTFKGRYDLHKPSDTPAPGDYAPEKHRLDNTPAYTMAGKHDPKVAYDTPAPGDYAPEKHRLDHTPAFTIVGRKEVKITSDSPAPDAYFPEKVRLDHTPAYSITGRPETHKPSETPAPGDYAPEKVRLDNTPAYTIVGRKEVKIRSDSPAPGTYFPEKVRLDHTPSYTITGRIVTHQEDNTPAPGDYKPELYDFKGHTPAFTFGMKLKQERVSDTPAPTAYEPEKHTLDHKPAFSFGTKTETKTVVDAPVRNVVILEDGIAKTQQMLKQQQQSVNSTTTTTQQLQKHHKEQQQNATSTTTTTTVTEIHTVNGGSPAPNRKNTVTTTRKQTLTNGNAKDSLNDAVHNKLAKINLNDVLTSGTNTQVTQKVEKINGVNGESGQMVTTTVRTVSNGYKEEGNRKIKAKGTADVQHSNAATGSCNTIVSSDGSTTTTMKSAKTSSVKYAVEASSIQEEIISS, encoded by the exons ATGGTAGCCGGTTTCGAACAAAGGCCCTGGACACCTACCGTAAGACGTGGACAAATTGCTGCTGAAACCTCGACACCTGGACCAGCAGCAGTAGCTTTACCCAATTTAATAG GTACAAAATTACTTGATTCCCGCAAGCAAGCTGCCCCCTCCTTTACCTTCGGACAAAAACATCGCCAGACCGTTCATTCCTTGGGCGAAGGACCAGCCAAGTACAACGTAACCGGTTTAGGCAGCAAGGGCAAGGATACACCACCAGCGGCCACCCTACAAAGTCGCCATAAAGaaatgtcgaaattttgcaccccAGCACCTGGCGAATATGATGTGGACAAGGCCGTAAAGGCGGTCAAACAGTCAACGGCCAAATATACATTTGGTCAAAAATTGGCcatggacaaattgaataccaCACCAG GTCCAAATCATTATCGGGTAGTTCCACTCGATGTGATCAAACCCCGTGCCCCTCAGTACACTTTTCGCATAAAGTTCAAAGTTATAGTAATTAAGACACCAG CGCCCAATAGCTATCGGCCCGAGAGGGTATCGTTAGTGAAAAAGAACTCACCACGCTACTCATTCGGTAGACGTACTAAAATTCACTTCGATAAGGGAACTCCAG CACCCGGCTCATATAGCCCTGAAAAGGCCAATTTGCACTCCACTCCAGCTTATACTATAACTGGCAAAAATTCACATGATGTGGTTGATTGCACTCCGG CTCCTGGCGCATATGAACCTGAAAAATGCAGACTGGATAAAACACCAGCATTTACAATCTCCGGGCGTCATGTCATTCACAAAACTAGTGATACACCAGCACCTGGAGCATATGCACCAGAAAAATGCCGTCTGGATCATACAGTAGCCTACACTATATCTGGTCGACATGAGGTACATAAAGTAAGTGAGACTCCAGCTCCCGGAGCTTATGCACCGGAAAAAGTACGCCTAGATCACACACCCGCGTACACAATAACTGGTAAACATGAAACGAAAGTAACAAGCGATACACCAGCGCCTGGAGCTTATGCACCGGAAAAGGTACGCCTTGACAATACTCCAGCTTTCACAATGGCTGGTAAACATCAAGTCAAAGTTAAAAACGATACACCTGCGCCTGGTGCTTATGCACCAGAGAAAGTAAGGCTAGATCACACGCCAGCTTATACAATTAAGGGCAAATATGAAACCAAAATTGTCAGTGATACACCAGCGCCAGGAGCTTATGCTCCGGAAAAAGTAAGACTTGATCATACACCCGCTTACACAATGGCAGGCAAGCACCAAGTGAAAATCCAAAGCGATACACCTGCGCCTGGAGCATATGCACCAGAAAAAACACGACTTGACCATACCCCAGCTTACACAATGGCAGGCAAGCATCAACTTAAGGTTGAAAGTAATACCCCTGCGCCTGGGGCTTATGCACCAGAAAAAACCAAGCTTGATCATTCTCCTGCATACACAATGGCTGGCAAGCACCAAGTAAAAGTTGAAAGTGATACACCTGCCCCTGGAGCCTATGCTCCAGAGAAAGTCAGACTTGATCACAATCCAGCATATACAATGGGTGGAAAACATCAAATAAAAGTTGATAATTTTACGCCTGCGCCTGGAGCATATGCTCCAGAAAAGGTAAGGTTAGATCACACGCCAGCGTATACTATGGCAggcaaacatcaacaaaaaattgAAAGTGACACGCCTGCTCCTGGTGCCTACGCCCCAGAAAAGGTGAGATTAGATCACACCCCAGCGTATACTATGGCTGGCAAACATCAGCACaaaattgaaagtgatacccCTGCTCCAGGTGCCTATGCTCCCGAAAATGTTAGACTAGATCATACTCCTGCCTACACAATGGCAGGAAAGCATCaggctaaaattaaaaatgacacACCAGCACCTGGTGCTTATGCTCCAGAAAAGTGTAAACTCGATAACACTCCTGCATACTCTATGACCAGCCGTCACGATCTGCACAAACCTAGCGATACACCAGCACCTGGAGCTTACTGTCCGGAAAAGGTTCGTCTGGATCATACACCAGCCTACAGTCTAGGAGGTAAACACGACATAAAGGTGAAAAATGAGACTCCGGCTCCAGGCGATTATGCTCCGGAGAAATGTCGGTTGGATGGCACACCTTCATACTCCATGGGAGGgcgtcatgatatccaaaagCCTAGTGATACACCTGCACCTGGTGCCTATTGCCCGGAAAAAGTTCGATTGGATCATACACCCTCATATAGCATGGGTGGCAAGCATGATCCCAAAGTAAGCAATGATACTCCAGCACCTGGAGCATATGCGCCCGAGAAGTGCCGTTTGGATGGTACACCAGCCTATACGATGGCAGGACGCCAGCTTTTGCAAAAACAAAGCGATACTCCAGCCCCGGGAGACTATGCTCCAGAAAAGCATAGGCTGGATGGCACCCCTGCATATACCATGGGAGGAAGGCACAACTTGCAAAAGCCTAGTGACACTCCTGCACCAGGAGATTATGCGCCGGAGAAGCATAGGTTGGATGGTACCCCCGCATATACTATGGCAGGCCGTCATGGCCTTCACAAGCCATCTGATACACCAGCTCCGGGGGACTATGCTCCAGAAAAGCACAGAATAGATGGTACCCCCGCATATACCATGGGTGGACGACACAATTTGCAAAAGCCAAGTGATACTCCGGCCCCTGGAGATTATGCCCCGGAGAAACATAGGCTAGATGGTACACCCGCATATACGATGGCTGGCCGTCATGGCCTTCACAAGCCATCCGATACACCAGCTCCTGGAGATTATGCTCCAGAAAAGCACAGATTAGATGGTACCCCCGCATATACCATGGGTGGACGACACAATTTGCAAAAGCCAAGTGATACTCCGGCCCCTGGAGACTATGCCCCTGAGAAACATAGGCTAGATGGTACACCCGCATATACCATGGCTGGCCGTCATGGTCTTCACAAGCCATCTGATACACCAGCTCCGGGAGACTATGCTCCAGAAAAGCACAGCTTAGATGGTACCCCCGCATATACCATGGGTGGACGACACAATTTGCAAAAGCCAAGTGATACTCCGGCCCCTGGAGATTATGCCCCGGAGAAACATAGGCTAGATGGTACACCGGCTTATACCATGGCTGGACGACATGGTCTACATAAACCCAGTGATACACCAGCTCCGGGCGATTATGCTCCTGAGAAACATCGTTTGGATGGTACGCCTGCTTACACCATGGGCGGACGCCATAATTTGCCTACCACCAACGATACTCCAGCACCAGGAGACTATGCTCCTGAAAAGCATAGATTAGATGGCACACCAGCTTATACAATGGCTGGGCGTCATAGTCACCACAAGCCAAGTGAAACTCCGGCTCCTGGAGACTATGCTCCCGAAAAACATAGTTTGGATGGTACACCTGCGTACACTATGGCCGGACGGCATGATCATCATAAACCTTCCGATACACCAGCACCGGGTGACTATGCGCCAGAGAAGCATAGACTCGATGGTACTCCTGCGTTTACCATCGCTGGTCGTCCTAATACGCACAAACCTAGCAATACACCCGCACCTGGAGACTATGCCCCTGAAAAGCATCGTTTGGACAATACTCCTGCATATACTATGGCAGGTAAGCATGAGCCTAAGGTATTAAACAATAACCCTGCTCCTGGGGACTATTGCCCAGAAAAGGTACGCTTAGATCATACACCAGCGTACTCATTTGCAGGCCGACATGACCCCAAGTGTGTTAATGATACTCCTGCACCGGGTGCATATTGCCCCGAAAAAGTGCGCTTGGACCACACACCCGCTTTTACCATTAAGGGCCGTCATGATTTACACAAGCCAAGCGATACACCGGCTCCCGGAGACTATGCACCTGAAAAGCATCGCCTAGACAATACACCGGCTTTCACTATGGCTGGAAAACGGGAACCCAAAGTCACTAACGACACTCCGGCTCCAGGTGACTATGCCCCTGAAAAGGTACGTTTGGATCACACACCTGCTTTCACAATAGTCGGTCGCAAAGAGGTTAAAATCACAAGTGATTCACCAGCACCGGATGCATATTTCCCCGAGAAAGTCCGCTTGGATCATACACCCGCCTATACATTCAAGGGCCGATATGATCTGCACAAACCTAGCGATACTCCGGCACCTGGAGATTATGCTCCTGAAAAACATCGTCTGGACAATACCCCCGCATACACAATGGCCGGTAAGCATGATCCCAAGGTTGCAAATGATACCCCAGCTCCAGGAGACTATGCTCCTGAAAAACACCGTTTAGATCACACACCTGCTTTCACAATAGTCGGTCGCAAAGAGGTTAAAATCACAAGCGATTCACCAGCACCGGATGCATATTTCCCCGAAAAAGTCCGCTTGGATCATACTCCCGCCTACACATTCAAGGGCCGATATGATTTGCACAAACCTAGCGATACTCCGGCACCTGGAGACTATGCTCCTGAAAAACATCGCCTGGACAATACTCCAGCTTACACAATGGCCGGTAAGCATGACCCGAAAGTTGCATATGATACCCCTGCCCCAGGTGATTATGCTCCTGAAAAACACCGTTTGGATCACACACCTGCTTTCACAATAGTCGGTCGCAAAGAAGTGAAAATCACAAGTGATTCACCTGCACCGGATGCTTATTTCCCTGAAAAAGTTCGCTTAGATCACACCCCTGCTTATAGCATCACTGGTCGTCCTGAGACGCATAAACCCAGTGAAACCCCAGCACCCGGTGATTATGCCCCGGAAAAGGTACGCTTGGATAACACACCCGCTTACACCATAGTAGGTCGCAAAGAGGTCAAAATTAGAAGCGACTCACCAGCACCAGGAACATATTTCCCGGAAAAAGTACGCTTGGACCATACGCCTTCATATACTATTACAGGAAGAATTGTTACCCATCAGGAGGACAATACTCCGGCGCCTGGTGATTATAAGCCTGAGTTGTATGACTTTAAAGGTCATACGCCAGCTTTTACTTTCGGTATGAAATTGAAACAGGAGCGAGTCAGTGATACTCCAG CACCCACTGCCTATGAACCAGAAAAGCACACTCTTGATCACAAACCAGCTTTCAGTTTTGGTACAAAAACTGAAACTAAAACCGTGGTCGATGCACCAG TACGCAATGTTGTCATTCTTGAGGATGGCATCGCAAAAACACAGCaaatgctaaaacaacaacaacaaagtgtcAATTCTACCACTACAACAACGCAGCAATTGCAAAAACATCACAAAGAGCAACAACAAAATGCAACCTCCACTACCACCACTACGACCGTAACGGAAATTCATACCGTTAATGGTGGTAGCCCTGCACCGAACCGCAAAAACACTGTTACCACCACTAGAAAGCAAACTCTGACCAATGGTAATGCCAAAGATTCACTAAACGACGCAGTTCACAATAAATTGGCCAAAATCAATTTGAATGATGTCCTTACATCCGGCACCAATACTCAAGTAACGCAAAAAGTCGAAAAAATTAATGGTGTGAATGGTGAGAGTGGTCAAATGGTTACCACCACCGTGCGCACCGTCAGTAATGGCTACAAGGAAGAGGGTAATCGTAAAATCAAGGCCAAAGGTACTGCTGACGTTCAACACTCCAATGCGGCCACAGGTTCGTGCAATACCATTGTGAGTTCCGATGGTTCTACCACCACAACGATGAAATCTGCCAAAACCTCAAGTGTCAAATATGCCGTTGAAGCCAGTTCAATACAAGAAGAAATAATAAG CTCCTAA